One Paroedura picta isolate Pp20150507F chromosome 3, Ppicta_v3.0, whole genome shotgun sequence genomic window carries:
- the MFAP3 gene encoding microfibril-associated glycoprotein 3, translating to MKLSCCLWILILGTHVLASENVASNLTVTSGSKTLPVNASVLFISEALAKSVVLQDIIVKEGNCASIECKLNVSQYDSIHWYNSKGYLLKQDRGDGRWLILDSVLNITSVTFGDRGRYICVAIHENSTSYYSVTLRVVSTSGDMGIYYMIVCLVAFTITLILNITRLCMMSSHLRKTEKAINEFFRTEGAEKLQKAFEIAKRIPIITSAKTLELAKVTQFKTMEFARYIEELARSIPLPPLILNCRAFMEEIFEAVRVDDPDEVGDVVKQTQALSAQEGLYSLNPEMKRSNSPAGDSDDGSVNDHGKEIAVEVSVHLQSEAQSIDTVSHDSVPSIRSEECAESK from the exons ATGAAGCTCAGTTGCTGCTTGTGGATCCTGATTCTTGGGACTCATGTTCTTGCTTCAGAAAATGTGGCCTCCAACCTGACAGTTACATCTGGATCAAAGACCCTGCCTGTCAATGCATCAGTTCTTTTCATCTCTGAAGCCTTGGCAAAATCTGTTGTACTTCAGGATATCATTGTCAAGGAGGGGAACTGTGCTTCCATTGAATGTAAGCTGAATGTTAGTCAGTATGATTCCATCCATTGGTACAACTCAAAAGGATATCTGCTGAAACAGGATAGAGGAG ATGGAAGATGGTTGATCTTGGACAGTGTCCTTAATATCACAAGTGTAACCTTTGGTGACCGGGGGCGATACATTTGTGTTGCCATTCATGAAAATAGCACTTCGTATTATTCAGTCACCCTCAGGGTGGTTTCCACATCTGGGGATATGGGGATCTACTACATGATCGTCTGCCTGGTTGCCTTTACTATCACCCTGATCTTAAATATAACACGTCTGTGCATGATGAGCAGCCACCTCCGCAAGACAGAGAAGGCCATCAATGAGTTCTTCAGGACGGAGGGAGCTGAGAAACTGCAGAAGGCCTTTGAAATTGCCAAACGCATCCCTATCATTACATCTGCCAAAACCTTAGAGCTGGCCAAAGTTACCCAGTTTAAGACAATGGAATTTGCTCGATACATTGAAGAGCTTGCCAGAAGTATACCTCTTCCCCCATTAATCCTCAATTGTAGGGCCTTTATGGAAGAAATTTTTGAGGCAGTGCGAGTTGATGACCCCGATGAAGTAGGAGATGTAGTCAAACAGACCCAGGCCCTTAGTGCTCAAGAGGGGCTCTATTCCTTAAATCCAGAAATGAAACGCAGCAATTCACCAGCAGGGGACTCAGATGATGGTTCCGTAAATGATCACGGCAAGGAAATAGCTGTTGAGGTATCTGTCCATCTTCAGTCTGAAGCACAAAGCATCGACACTGTTTCTCATGACAGTGTCCCCTCCATTCGTTCTGAAGAGTGTGCTGAATCCAAGTAG